In Suttonella indologenes, one genomic interval encodes:
- a CDS encoding DMT family transporter, with amino-acid sequence MAWIYLISAGIAEIGWPLGLKLAQQDGKRLLGTVIAAAFLGISGFLLYLAQKSIPMGTAYAVWTGIGAVGAFLIGIVFFKDNSHWGRWLGACLIIGGVIMMKLAG; translated from the coding sequence ATGGCTTGGATTTATTTAATTAGCGCCGGCATCGCCGAAATCGGCTGGCCTCTGGGTTTAAAACTCGCTCAACAAGATGGCAAACGCCTACTCGGCACCGTTATCGCCGCCGCTTTTCTTGGCATCAGCGGTTTTCTGCTTTATTTGGCGCAAAAAAGCATTCCCATGGGCACCGCCTATGCCGTTTGGACAGGCATAGGCGCAGTGGGCGCATTTTTAATCGGCATCGTTTTTTTCAAAGACAACAGCCATTGGGGACGCTGGCTCGGCGCCTGCCTGATTATCGGCGGTGTCATTATGATGAAATTGGCGGGCTAA
- a CDS encoding outer membrane protein assembly factor BamD → MRVRHFLLLSTASAILFGCSSLKQDRTIGWSANQLYEAAKAEREGGSYTAAVDYYDKLLARFPYGSLAQQSILDIAYVHYKNSEPDKAIEKLNEFLHTYPQHPYADYALFLRGVVEYERNVSFFDRLMPTNLSQTDPEALKTAFNTFAEVADKYPQSEYAEDARARMVFIHNLLGEHTLEVANYYLRRGTYIAAINRYKQVLEEYEQSQSAPYALAAMSRAYREMGETALAQDAEAVLRLNFADKLQDKEIRHYLNGDIHKQPSFWQRINAKPKI, encoded by the coding sequence ATGCGAGTGCGCCATTTTCTTCTGCTCAGCACCGCTTCAGCTATTCTCTTTGGCTGCAGTTCACTCAAACAAGACCGCACCATCGGCTGGAGCGCCAACCAGCTCTACGAAGCCGCCAAAGCGGAACGCGAAGGCGGTTCCTACACCGCCGCCGTGGATTACTACGACAAACTGCTGGCGCGCTTCCCCTACGGCTCTTTAGCGCAGCAAAGCATTCTCGACATCGCCTACGTGCATTACAAAAACTCGGAGCCAGATAAAGCCATCGAAAAACTCAACGAATTTTTGCACACCTATCCGCAACACCCTTATGCGGACTATGCCCTCTTCCTGCGCGGCGTCGTGGAATACGAACGCAACGTCTCCTTCTTCGACCGCCTGATGCCGACCAACCTCTCGCAAACCGACCCTGAAGCGCTGAAAACCGCCTTCAACACCTTTGCCGAAGTCGCCGACAAATACCCGCAAAGCGAATACGCCGAAGACGCGCGAGCGCGCATGGTCTTCATCCATAACCTCTTGGGCGAACACACGCTGGAAGTCGCCAATTACTACCTGCGCCGCGGCACCTATATCGCCGCCATTAATCGCTACAAACAAGTATTGGAAGAATACGAACAAAGCCAAAGCGCACCCTACGCCCTTGCTGCCATGAGCCGCGCCTACCGCGAAATGGGCGAAACCGCCCTCGCCCAAGATGCCGAAGCCGTGCTGCGCCTGAACTTTGCCGACAAACTGCAAGACAAAGAAATCCGACACTACCTCAACGGCGACATACACAAACAGCCCTCTTTCTGGCAACGCATCAACGCCAAGCCGAAAATTTAA
- the rluD gene encoding 23S rRNA pseudouridine(1911/1915/1917) synthase RluD, protein MDKHSPSVLREISYTVGADENGLRADQILAAAFPEYSRARWQAALKAHSILVNQRPAKPKQALFAGDVISGGIEEEQQTQDLPQDLPLEVVFADEDIIVINKAAGMVVHPAVGNADGTLLNAVLHHFPATAQLPRAGIVHRLDKDTSGLMVVAHSLRAHTHLVRQLQEREMGREYLALVHRYVTAGATIDQPIGRHASDRLKMTVRSDGREAITHYRIEERLGDFTLLRVKLETGRTHQIRVHLSENRFPLVGDTLYGGRLIPSKQTAEAAREAVMRFPRQALHAQKLALLHPATEEWLEFECELPSDMQGLLAVLRAQQGAE, encoded by the coding sequence ATGGATAAACACAGCCCCAGCGTATTACGCGAGATTTCTTATACGGTCGGCGCCGATGAAAACGGTTTGCGCGCCGACCAAATCCTTGCCGCCGCCTTTCCCGAATATTCCCGCGCGCGTTGGCAGGCGGCTTTGAAGGCGCACAGTATTTTGGTCAATCAACGCCCTGCCAAACCCAAGCAGGCTTTATTTGCGGGCGATGTGATTAGCGGCGGCATCGAGGAAGAGCAGCAGACGCAGGATTTACCGCAGGATTTGCCGCTTGAAGTCGTATTTGCCGATGAGGATATTATTGTCATCAATAAGGCGGCGGGCATGGTCGTGCATCCGGCAGTGGGCAATGCCGACGGCACTTTGCTCAATGCCGTGCTGCATCATTTTCCCGCTACCGCTCAATTGCCGCGCGCCGGCATTGTGCATCGCTTGGATAAGGATACCAGCGGTTTGATGGTGGTGGCGCATTCTCTGCGCGCCCACACGCATTTGGTGCGGCAGCTGCAAGAACGCGAAATGGGACGGGAATATCTCGCCTTGGTGCATCGCTATGTTACCGCCGGTGCGACGATTGATCAGCCGATCGGACGCCATGCGAGCGACCGCCTGAAAATGACGGTACGCAGCGACGGACGTGAGGCGATTACGCATTACCGCATTGAAGAACGCTTGGGCGATTTCACGCTGCTGCGCGTGAAATTAGAAACAGGGCGCACGCATCAAATCCGCGTGCATTTATCGGAAAATCGTTTTCCTTTAGTGGGCGATACGCTTTACGGCGGGCGGCTGATTCCGAGCAAGCAAACGGCGGAAGCGGCGCGCGAAGCGGTGATGCGTTTTCCGCGTCAAGCCCTGCATGCGCAAAAATTGGCTTTGCTGCACCCTGCGACGGAAGAATGGCTGGAATTTGAATGCGAACTTCCGTCCGATATGCAGGGTTTATTAGCGGTATTGCGAGCGCAGCAGGGCGCGGAATAA
- the xth gene encoding exodeoxyribonuclease III, which yields MKIVSWNVNSLNVRQSQVLDYLESHHPAVLGLQELKQTDEAVKREAFIQAGWHLVTQGQKTYNGVALISKSAPENVVRGIPNNEDDPQARAIAASYGDLRVLNLYVPNGKAVGDEKYHYKLGWLEKLQAYVARLLQEYPKLVVIGDFNIAPADIDVHDPKAWQDKILCSAPERQALQALFDLGLTDAFRARHPERQQFSWWDYRMGGLRRNLGLRIDLTLISPALQLIDADIDMAPREQERPSDHAPAWVEIQ from the coding sequence ATGAAAATCGTGAGCTGGAACGTCAATTCCCTCAACGTGCGGCAATCCCAAGTACTGGACTATCTCGAAAGCCATCACCCTGCCGTGCTGGGCTTGCAGGAACTCAAACAAACGGACGAAGCGGTCAAACGCGAAGCCTTCATTCAAGCCGGCTGGCATCTCGTTACACAGGGACAAAAAACCTATAACGGCGTTGCCCTCATCAGCAAAAGCGCGCCGGAAAACGTCGTGCGCGGCATACCGAATAACGAAGACGACCCACAAGCGCGCGCCATTGCCGCCAGCTACGGTGATCTGCGGGTGCTGAATCTCTATGTGCCGAACGGCAAAGCCGTCGGCGATGAAAAATATCACTACAAACTCGGCTGGCTGGAAAAACTGCAAGCCTATGTCGCCCGATTGCTGCAAGAGTATCCGAAACTCGTCGTCATCGGTGATTTCAACATCGCTCCTGCCGATATTGACGTGCACGACCCCAAGGCATGGCAGGACAAAATCCTCTGCTCCGCGCCCGAGCGCCAAGCCTTGCAAGCCCTCTTCGATTTGGGACTGACAGATGCCTTCCGCGCCCGACACCCTGAAAGACAGCAATTCAGCTGGTGGGATTACCGCATGGGCGGACTGCGGCGCAATCTGGGACTACGCATCGACCTAACCTTAATCAGCCCCGCGCTGCAACTCATCGACGCCGATATCGACATGGCGCCGCGCGAACAAGAACGCCCCTCCGACCACGCCCCTGCTTGGGTGGAAATCCAATAA
- a CDS encoding 16S rRNA (uracil(1498)-N(3))-methyltransferase — protein sequence MRLVRLFHSQPPQLGLNWLEEAAAHKVGKVLRMRVGDAVELVCGDGRNYRGAIAQCDKKAVAAEIVAIADNPCTPTLPLHLYMALIKGEQQDWVLQKAVELGATAIVPLMTARSERELSAERWLKKQQHWQGILTAAALQCGRAEWPVLSAPQPLDETLNAPCALNIMLSPHDEAALQLPSQIDSVALMIGPEGGFTAEEVALACSKGWQTQLLGNRILRADTAAVAAMTAVQLNYGEFKTW from the coding sequence ATGCGTTTAGTGCGCCTGTTTCATTCGCAGCCGCCGCAGCTCGGGCTGAATTGGCTTGAGGAAGCGGCGGCGCATAAGGTCGGCAAGGTACTGCGGATGCGCGTCGGCGATGCGGTGGAGCTGGTCTGCGGCGACGGACGCAATTATCGGGGCGCTATCGCGCAATGCGATAAAAAAGCCGTGGCGGCGGAGATTGTCGCGATTGCGGATAATCCCTGCACGCCGACTTTGCCCCTGCATTTGTATATGGCTTTGATTAAGGGCGAACAGCAGGATTGGGTCTTGCAAAAGGCGGTGGAGTTGGGCGCGACGGCGATTGTGCCGCTGATGACGGCGCGCAGCGAGCGCGAATTATCCGCCGAACGCTGGCTGAAAAAACAGCAGCATTGGCAGGGGATTTTGACGGCGGCGGCTTTGCAATGTGGGCGGGCGGAATGGCCTGTCTTAAGCGCACCGCAGCCGCTTGACGAGACGCTGAACGCGCCTTGCGCGCTCAATATTATGCTTAGCCCGCATGATGAGGCGGCATTACAATTGCCCTCGCAGATAGACTCGGTGGCGCTGATGATTGGTCCCGAAGGCGGTTTTACTGCCGAGGAAGTGGCATTGGCGTGCAGCAAGGGTTGGCAGACGCAGCTGCTCGGCAATAGAATTTTGCGTGCAGATACGGCGGCGGTGGCGGCAATGACGGCGGTTCAGTTAAATTATGGAGAATTCAAAACATGGTAG
- a CDS encoding sensor histidine kinase produces the protein MVERLVRERNVVITPNNPVLTGSLVECESLRYRRRIMHVANMMRLVFALLCVIFAPLLLSGKMQFIWCSEFVEQNTILLFGCAYIVLLSLITLYSLRGKGDEGLFLVNALVDIFFAVLFLVSLDFKENWQWLVPFMLVSLALSLLTLNIFQCASYAFFVFWELVLVYLLWSMDRLNFFGANVKTIGQSAFDLWSRHDGELIGMLVVCAALSLILFLVGYLANNARENGIMAKLNRTFYEQSRSLNESIIAEMPSGLIVLNVRNEIVAMNRIMRERFRIRREESMPLTLKQLSPLLARQLARWLDLKHNDLQPLNLFGETYTATFTPLPIAGYSPLIMISLENTEAIYQRVRETRLASLGRLTAGIAHEIRNPLGSIQSANELLAEARPDDEKLQGLCHKIQSNSRRINAIISDILDMFTDRPSSPQLLALNDFLRNSISNSRNDKDLELTPISLNAEETKECSVFFDPSHLGQILHNLMLNAMKHGGRKDIEIIMQTHLGEGGRSIYLDVIDNGRGVPENLRERIFEPFYSSSHEGTGLGLYLVREMCLANQAHIIYVHRAQGASFRIIMERYLTENDNI, from the coding sequence ATGGTAGAGCGTTTGGTGCGGGAACGTAATGTGGTGATTACGCCGAATAATCCCGTCTTGACGGGGTCTTTGGTGGAATGCGAGAGTCTGCGTTATCGTCGCCGCATCATGCATGTTGCCAATATGATGCGCTTGGTCTTTGCGCTCTTGTGCGTGATTTTTGCGCCTTTACTGCTTTCAGGCAAGATGCAGTTTATTTGGTGCAGCGAATTTGTAGAGCAGAACACGATTTTGCTTTTTGGCTGCGCCTATATCGTCTTATTATCCTTAATCACTTTATACAGTTTGCGCGGCAAGGGCGACGAAGGTTTATTTTTGGTTAATGCCTTAGTCGATATCTTTTTCGCCGTCTTGTTTTTGGTATCTTTGGATTTCAAGGAAAACTGGCAGTGGCTGGTGCCTTTTATGTTGGTTAGCCTTGCTTTGTCATTATTGACATTAAATATTTTTCAATGCGCCAGCTATGCCTTTTTTGTGTTTTGGGAACTGGTTTTGGTGTATTTGCTCTGGTCTATGGATCGTTTGAATTTTTTCGGCGCCAATGTGAAAACCATCGGGCAGAGCGCCTTCGATTTGTGGAGCAGACATGACGGCGAATTGATCGGCATGTTGGTGGTGTGTGCAGCACTGAGTTTGATTTTGTTCCTAGTCGGCTATTTGGCGAATAATGCGCGCGAAAACGGCATCATGGCAAAGCTCAACCGCACTTTTTACGAGCAAAGCCGCAGTTTGAACGAATCGATTATTGCCGAAATGCCCAGCGGCTTGATTGTGCTGAACGTGCGTAATGAAATCGTGGCGATGAACCGCATCATGCGCGAGCGTTTTCGGATTAGAAGAGAGGAATCAATGCCCTTGACGCTCAAGCAGTTAAGCCCGCTATTGGCGCGGCAGTTGGCGCGCTGGCTGGACTTAAAGCACAATGATTTGCAGCCGCTGAATTTGTTTGGCGAAACCTATACCGCCACCTTTACTCCTTTGCCGATTGCCGGCTATTCGCCTTTGATTATGATTTCTTTGGAAAATACGGAGGCGATCTATCAGCGCGTGCGCGAAACCAGACTGGCATCGCTGGGACGCTTAACCGCCGGTATTGCCCATGAAATCCGCAATCCCCTAGGCTCGATTCAAAGCGCGAACGAATTGCTTGCCGAAGCACGCCCCGATGACGAGAAATTGCAGGGTTTATGTCATAAGATTCAATCCAACAGCCGCCGCATCAATGCGATTATCAGCGATATTTTGGATATGTTTACTGACCGTCCCAGTTCTCCTCAGCTCTTAGCCTTAAACGATTTTCTGCGCAACAGTATCAGTAATTCGCGCAATGACAAGGATTTGGAGCTGACGCCGATTAGCCTCAACGCGGAAGAAACCAAAGAATGCAGCGTATTTTTCGATCCCAGTCATTTGGGGCAGATATTGCATAATTTGATGCTCAATGCGATGAAGCACGGCGGACGCAAAGATATAGAAATTATCATGCAAACCCATCTCGGCGAAGGCGGACGCAGTATTTATTTGGACGTGATTGATAATGGTCGCGGCGTGCCGGAAAATTTGCGCGAACGGATTTTTGAACCTTTTTACTCTTCCAGTCACGAAGGAACGGGGCTGGGTTTGTATTTGGTACGGGAAATGTGTCTTGCCAATCAAGCGCATATTATTTATGTGCATAGAGCGCAGGGAGCGAGTTTCCGTATCATCATGGAACGTTATTTGACAGAAAATGACAATATCTAA
- a CDS encoding sigma-54-dependent transcriptional regulator → MSSKALIIDDERDICELVEMALTAQEIVCDSVYSVKSAIKQLKEKAYDVIFCDVRLPDGDGLELLLHINKHYPDTPVCIMTAHGNMDMAIKALKMGAFDFINKPFELKQLRSVCAAALKAGKKYKPQEAAKPSAAAKTHAAKTAAKAAEPDASNGGGRRQTHLIGESPQMVEVREMIARVARSQATIFIHGESGTGKEVAARAIHEQSSRSEGPFIAVNCGAIPENLVESEFFGYKKGAFTGANQDTDGLFVAASGGTLFLDEVADLPLPMQVKLLRAIQERAVRPIGSDREESIDTRIISATNHNLAEKVKKGEFREDLYYRLNVIGIDLPPLREREGDIALLAHFLLARLARNAGYPEAQFSPAAFEKLCAYHFPGNVRELENVLERALTFMNDNTIEAEDIRLSTALHQQDSAESDNEAKFHFSFDDFAQSIDNSKPEKAAAAPSKPEAPSKGNSAFWEPASEQAAETFGEDNHLQDMFIPNDLEQYMEDLERQLLVKALEEAGNNKTRAAENLGISFRAMRYKLKKLGIE, encoded by the coding sequence ATGAGCTCTAAAGCCTTAATTATTGATGATGAACGCGATATTTGCGAATTGGTGGAAATGGCGCTGACGGCGCAGGAAATTGTCTGCGACAGCGTGTACAGCGTGAAAAGTGCGATTAAACAGCTCAAAGAGAAAGCTTATGATGTGATTTTCTGCGATGTGCGCCTGCCTGATGGCGACGGCTTGGAATTATTGCTGCACATCAACAAACATTACCCCGACACGCCGGTCTGCATTATGACGGCGCACGGCAATATGGACATGGCGATTAAGGCCTTGAAAATGGGGGCCTTTGATTTTATCAACAAGCCTTTTGAACTCAAACAATTGCGCTCGGTCTGCGCGGCGGCGCTGAAGGCGGGCAAAAAATACAAGCCGCAGGAAGCAGCAAAACCTTCGGCAGCTGCGAAAACTCATGCCGCCAAAACAGCGGCGAAGGCAGCGGAGCCGGATGCTTCCAATGGCGGCGGACGGCGGCAGACGCATTTGATCGGCGAATCGCCGCAAATGGTGGAGGTGCGCGAAATGATTGCGCGCGTGGCGCGTTCTCAGGCGACGATTTTTATTCACGGCGAATCGGGAACCGGTAAGGAAGTAGCGGCGCGCGCTATTCACGAACAAAGCAGCCGCAGCGAAGGTCCCTTTATTGCGGTTAACTGCGGCGCGATTCCCGAAAACCTAGTCGAAAGCGAATTTTTCGGCTACAAAAAAGGCGCATTTACCGGCGCGAATCAAGACACGGACGGTTTATTCGTCGCCGCCAGCGGGGGTACTTTGTTTTTAGACGAAGTGGCGGATTTACCCCTGCCGATGCAGGTCAAATTGCTGCGTGCCATTCAGGAACGGGCGGTGCGTCCTATCGGCAGCGACCGCGAAGAAAGCATCGATACGCGCATTATTTCCGCCACCAACCATAATTTGGCGGAGAAAGTGAAGAAAGGCGAATTCCGCGAAGACTTATATTACCGCCTCAATGTCATCGGCATCGATTTGCCGCCGTTGCGTGAAAGAGAAGGCGATATCGCTTTATTGGCGCATTTTCTATTGGCGCGATTGGCACGCAATGCCGGCTATCCTGAAGCGCAATTCTCGCCCGCCGCCTTTGAAAAACTCTGCGCCTATCATTTTCCCGGCAATGTGCGCGAATTAGAAAACGTCCTAGAGCGGGCTTTGACCTTTATGAATGACAATACGATTGAAGCCGAGGATATTCGTCTGTCCACCGCCCTGCATCAGCAGGACAGCGCAGAAAGCGATAATGAAGCGAAATTTCATTTCAGCTTTGATGATTTTGCCCAGTCCATTGACAATAGCAAACCTGAAAAAGCCGCCGCTGCACCGTCTAAGCCTGAAGCACCAAGTAAAGGTAATTCCGCTTTTTGGGAGCCGGCATCCGAGCAGGCGGCGGAAACATTCGGCGAAGACAATCATTTGCAGGATATGTTTATACCCAATGATTTGGAGCAATACATGGAAGACCTCGAGCGCCAGCTGCTCGTCAAAGCCTTGGAAGAGGCGGGTAACAATAAAACGCGGGCGGCGGAAAACCTCGGCATCAGCTTCCGCGCCATGCGTTACAAATTGAAAAAATTAGGCATCGAATAA
- the murB gene encoding UDP-N-acetylmuramate dehydrogenase, translating into MKTLHAVDLQSRHTLAAPAFAKTLIELESPEEAAIYQTGDHILGGGSNTIIVGEISQRLVQPRFAGIEIVEESADSVLLRVLAGTNWHDAVQWAVGQGYYGIENLALIYGMAGAAPVQNIGAYGVEIRNCLAAVEAYDALQRQFVRIAAADCALSYRNSRFKQDWKGRFLITAVHLRLHKRGELQRQYVGISEAVQTLPEMFAHICALRRSKLPSPEQQPNVGSFFHNPLISPAQFAALSARFGAIPHYAAGEVVKIPAAWLIEQCGFKGRRIGNIEMSARHALVLVNHGGSGAEILQYAATVQAAVREGFEIELVIEPDILGVKNDD; encoded by the coding sequence ATGAAAACCCTGCACGCGGTCGATTTGCAAAGCCGCCATACTCTTGCCGCCCCTGCTTTTGCCAAGACTCTGATTGAGTTGGAAAGCCCTGAAGAAGCGGCGATTTATCAGACGGGCGACCATATTTTAGGCGGCGGCAGCAATACGATTATTGTCGGCGAGATTAGCCAGCGCCTTGTGCAGCCGCGTTTTGCAGGGATAGAGATAGTCGAGGAAAGCGCAGACAGCGTACTGCTGCGCGTTTTGGCAGGCACAAACTGGCATGATGCGGTGCAATGGGCGGTCGGGCAAGGTTATTACGGCATTGAGAACCTCGCCTTGATTTACGGCATGGCAGGCGCGGCGCCGGTGCAGAATATCGGCGCTTACGGAGTGGAAATCCGCAACTGCTTGGCGGCGGTGGAAGCCTATGATGCCTTGCAGCGGCAATTTGTACGGATTGCGGCGGCGGATTGCGCTTTGAGCTACCGCAACAGCCGCTTCAAACAGGATTGGAAAGGGCGTTTTTTGATTACGGCGGTGCATCTGCGTCTGCACAAACGCGGAGAATTGCAACGGCAATACGTCGGCATTAGCGAGGCGGTGCAGACCTTGCCTGAAATGTTCGCCCATATCTGCGCCTTACGCCGTAGCAAACTGCCCTCGCCCGAGCAGCAGCCCAATGTCGGCAGTTTTTTCCATAATCCGCTGATTAGTCCTGCGCAGTTTGCCGCCTTGAGCGCGCGTTTCGGCGCCATACCGCATTATGCGGCGGGCGAGGTGGTGAAAATTCCTGCCGCTTGGCTGATTGAGCAATGCGGCTTTAAAGGCAGACGAATCGGCAATATCGAAATGAGCGCCCGACATGCCTTGGTCTTGGTCAACCATGGCGGTAGCGGCGCGGAGATTTTGCAGTATGCCGCGACGGTGCAGGCGGCGGTGCGCGAAGGTTTTGAGATTGAATTAGTGATTGAACCGGATATTTTAGGAGTAAAGAATGACGATTGA
- a CDS encoding HAD family hydrolase produces the protein MTIEAVAFDKDGVIFDSERVYARGLEQAAAEFGVALPADIHGRLTGVSADQSYAVLREYFGERTESFIEEHWLPLVYHLLEAEDLPFIPGVESLIESLHAQGYPLALVTNDFQENLLRDVNHTRPDLLQYFSVVITRDDVKDPKPHPEPYQRAAALLGVAAEQLLVIEDSDTGAEAALAAGAQVLLLAHGRKVAPEMLARLRRVIASHHEVIRELDA, from the coding sequence ATGACGATTGAAGCAGTGGCTTTTGACAAAGACGGCGTGATTTTCGATTCAGAGCGCGTTTATGCGCGCGGTTTGGAGCAGGCGGCGGCGGAATTCGGCGTGGCATTGCCGGCGGATATTCATGGGCGCCTGACCGGCGTGAGCGCCGACCAAAGTTATGCCGTATTGCGGGAATATTTTGGCGAGCGGACGGAGAGTTTTATCGAAGAACATTGGCTGCCGCTGGTCTATCATCTCTTGGAAGCAGAGGATTTGCCCTTTATCCCCGGCGTGGAGAGCCTGATTGAAAGCCTGCATGCGCAGGGCTATCCGCTGGCTTTAGTAACTAACGATTTTCAGGAAAATCTGCTGCGCGATGTGAATCATACCCGCCCCGATTTGCTGCAATATTTTTCGGTGGTGATTACCCGCGACGACGTCAAAGACCCCAAGCCGCATCCGGAGCCTTATCAAAGAGCCGCCGCCTTATTGGGCGTGGCGGCGGAGCAATTATTGGTGATTGAGGATTCCGATACGGGCGCGGAGGCGGCATTGGCGGCGGGCGCGCAGGTATTGCTTTTAGCGCACGGACGCAAGGTTGCACCGGAGATGCTGGCGCGTCTGCGCCGCGTGATTGCATCGCATCATGAAGTGATTCGGGAGTTGGACGCATGA
- a CDS encoding gamma-butyrobetaine hydroxylase-like domain-containing protein → MIAAEVPQELRLAKDGSSLTLGYADKSYTLSAEYLRVCSPSAEVRGHGGAWTFIGGKREVRIRDIYPVGQYAVRLVFSDGHDSGIFSWEVLQDLCAHQERYWHEYLHALELEGKTREQNNE, encoded by the coding sequence ATGATAGCGGCGGAAGTACCGCAGGAATTGCGTTTGGCGAAAGACGGCAGCAGCCTGACACTTGGCTATGCCGATAAATCCTATACCTTAAGCGCGGAGTATCTGCGCGTTTGCTCGCCCTCGGCGGAAGTGCGCGGACACGGCGGCGCTTGGACCTTTATCGGCGGCAAACGCGAGGTGCGCATTCGCGATATTTATCCGGTCGGGCAATATGCCGTGCGCTTAGTTTTTAGCGACGGACACGACAGCGGCATTTTTTCTTGGGAAGTCTTGCAGGATTTGTGCGCGCATCAGGAACGCTATTGGCATGAATATTTACACGCTCTCGAGCTCGAGGGCAAAACGCGGGAGCAAAATAATGAGTGA
- the ubiE gene encoding bifunctional demethylmenaquinone methyltransferase/2-methoxy-6-polyprenyl-1,4-benzoquinol methylase UbiE has product MSETHFGYQKIDEAEKNARVGAVFDSVAGKYDIMNDVMSFGVHRFWKDWFVWQSDAKAGETVLDLAAGTGDISKRLAKRMCGEGAGADIEGRLIVSDINAAMLARGRERLIGKGWLQNMEFVLANAEQLPFADNSIDLITMAFGLRNVTHQQQALNEMARVLKPGGRVLVLEFSHPKSALFSKVYDWYSFTFLPQMGKWIAKDSESYQYLAESIRMMPTQLELQLMFEAAGLVDCEYQNLSNGVVAIHRGVKP; this is encoded by the coding sequence ATGAGTGAAACCCATTTTGGCTATCAAAAGATTGATGAAGCGGAAAAAAATGCGCGCGTGGGCGCGGTTTTCGATTCCGTGGCGGGCAAATACGACATCATGAACGATGTGATGAGCTTCGGCGTGCATCGTTTTTGGAAGGACTGGTTTGTCTGGCAAAGCGATGCGAAAGCCGGCGAAACGGTATTAGATTTGGCGGCAGGCACCGGCGATATCAGCAAACGCTTGGCAAAACGCATGTGCGGCGAGGGCGCAGGTGCGGATATAGAGGGGCGTTTGATTGTTTCCGATATCAATGCGGCGATGCTGGCGCGCGGGCGTGAGCGCTTAATCGGCAAAGGCTGGTTGCAGAATATGGAATTTGTCTTAGCCAATGCGGAGCAATTGCCCTTTGCGGATAATTCTATCGATTTGATTACCATGGCTTTTGGTCTGCGCAATGTTACCCATCAGCAGCAGGCGCTTAATGAAATGGCGCGGGTACTGAAACCTGGCGGACGGGTCTTGGTGCTGGAATTTTCGCATCCCAAATCGGCGCTGTTCAGCAAGGTTTACGATTGGTATTCCTTTACCTTTTTGCCGCAGATGGGCAAATGGATTGCCAAAGACAGCGAAAGTTATCAATATCTTGCCGAGTCTATCCGCATGATGCCGACGCAATTGGAATTGCAATTGATGTTTGAAGCCGCAGGGCTGGTCGATTGCGAATATCAAAATTTAAGCAACGGCGTGGTGGCGATTCATCGCGGCGTGAAGCCATAG
- a CDS encoding ubiquinone biosynthesis accessory factor UbiJ, which produces MLEKLLQATMLEHAINAALNLDPQAAEKLAVINGRRVSVQLENMPQTWLFSIDDARLSLLQESEAAAEADVRLRGNLGGFLQLFRGADKAADKQNKLYIEGDVYAAQQFQRVMAELAPDFDAVLRARLGDGLGGAAASALQMLRSQGERAKEKAESWLQEFVQGEAGFVSQAEFALQTAELERLQARLRALETRLSQWESR; this is translated from the coding sequence ATGTTGGAGAAATTATTACAGGCTACGATGCTGGAGCATGCCATCAATGCCGCCTTGAATCTCGATCCGCAGGCGGCGGAAAAATTGGCGGTCATCAATGGGCGGCGCGTGAGCGTGCAACTGGAAAATATGCCGCAAACATGGCTGTTTAGTATTGACGATGCGCGTTTGTCCCTATTGCAGGAAAGCGAAGCGGCGGCGGAAGCGGATGTGCGTTTGCGCGGCAATTTAGGCGGTTTCTTGCAGCTTTTCCGCGGTGCGGATAAGGCGGCGGATAAGCAGAATAAATTGTATATCGAGGGCGATGTTTACGCCGCGCAGCAGTTTCAGCGCGTGATGGCGGAGCTTGCGCCGGATTTTGATGCGGTGCTGCGTGCGCGTTTGGGCGATGGTTTGGGCGGCGCGGCGGCAAGCGCTTTGCAGATGTTACGCAGTCAGGGTGAGCGCGCCAAAGAAAAAGCCGAATCTTGGTTGCAGGAATTTGTGCAGGGCGAGGCGGGTTTTGTCAGCCAAGCGGAATTTGCCCTGCAAACGGCGGAGCTGGAGCGTCTGCAAGCGCGTCTGCGTGCTTTGGAAACGCGCCTTTCACAATGGGAATCCCGCTGA